In Sphingobium sp. B2D3C, a genomic segment contains:
- the tilS gene encoding tRNA lysidine(34) synthetase TilS, with protein MADTLAQRLPQAVYHLLGRDLQASERIGIAVSGGADSMALLALAARCWPGQVEAATVDHGLRADSAAEAAMVARWCQCEGVSHAILTVAQPLEGNLQAAARAARYALLEDWQQARGLDWLMTAHQADDQLETLVLRFNRGAGVAGLSAIRARRGTLLRPLLNERRADLRAWCQSENVPFIDDPSNENQRFDRVRVRQALTGCDLIDPGGMNRALEALGEAEDAIAWMLDRLAAEHLVLAEDRADLTRTDLPPELLRRLILRMVAHLNPQAEKPRGPSLDQALVQLFDGKTVTLADCLVTGGARWTMRRAPPRRSC; from the coding sequence GTGGCTGACACGCTCGCGCAGCGTCTGCCTCAGGCGGTTTACCATCTGCTGGGGCGCGACTTGCAAGCGTCCGAGCGCATCGGCATCGCGGTCTCGGGCGGGGCGGACAGCATGGCGCTGCTCGCGCTGGCGGCGCGTTGCTGGCCCGGGCAGGTCGAGGCGGCGACGGTCGATCACGGATTGCGAGCCGATTCCGCCGCGGAAGCAGCCATGGTGGCCCGCTGGTGCCAATGCGAGGGCGTCTCCCACGCCATTTTGACGGTCGCGCAGCCCCTTGAGGGCAATCTTCAGGCGGCGGCACGCGCGGCGCGCTATGCGTTGCTGGAGGATTGGCAGCAGGCGCGGGGCCTCGACTGGCTGATGACGGCGCATCAGGCGGATGATCAGCTCGAAACGCTGGTCCTGCGGTTCAATCGCGGGGCAGGGGTGGCGGGGCTGTCAGCCATCCGGGCCCGGCGCGGGACATTGCTGCGGCCGCTGCTCAATGAGCGCCGCGCTGATCTGCGCGCGTGGTGCCAGAGCGAAAACGTCCCGTTCATCGACGATCCGAGCAACGAGAACCAGCGGTTCGACCGCGTAAGGGTTCGGCAGGCACTGACTGGCTGCGATCTGATTGACCCCGGTGGCATGAACCGCGCGCTGGAAGCGCTGGGCGAAGCGGAGGACGCCATCGCGTGGATGCTGGACCGGCTCGCCGCCGAGCACCTTGTGCTGGCCGAGGATCGCGCCGACCTCACCCGAACGGACCTGCCGCCGGAGCTCCTTCGCCGCCTGATCTTGCGCATGGTTGCCCATCTCAATCCGCAGGCAGAAAAACCGCGCGGGCCATCGCTGGATCAAGCGCTTGTTCAACTTTTCGATGGTAAGACCGTCACCTTGGCAGACTGCCTTGTCACCGGAGGGGCGCGATGGACGATGCGGCGGGCACCACCGCGCAGGTCGTGCTGA
- a CDS encoding DUF3800 domain-containing protein, which produces MPIYIDESGSLPAGAMIMAGVEIEADAADRLLARFRAVVGLRGELKGSRIGLVERAFFFELLDRFDARAKICIIRADPQDAGRRPEDLDVYVALLTQLVDEWRPDAEEDCLQVFIDAGRYDTLVLESVRQDIAKRLARCGSAQMIDSRRSAGVQIADVVANSFYNIAIRSGRSARIETIVEPFLAGGVLQTSDLRHRPAPRAPHPVTARHD; this is translated from the coding sequence ATGCCTATCTATATCGACGAAAGCGGCAGTCTTCCCGCGGGCGCCATGATCATGGCTGGCGTCGAGATCGAGGCGGATGCCGCCGACCGGCTGCTGGCGCGGTTTCGTGCGGTTGTGGGTTTGCGCGGTGAGCTCAAGGGCAGCCGGATCGGCCTTGTCGAACGCGCCTTCTTCTTCGAACTGCTCGACCGGTTCGATGCCCGGGCCAAGATTTGCATCATCCGCGCCGACCCGCAAGACGCCGGACGCCGTCCCGAAGACCTCGACGTCTATGTCGCTCTACTCACCCAACTGGTAGATGAGTGGCGACCGGATGCGGAGGAGGATTGTCTGCAGGTCTTCATCGATGCGGGTCGCTATGACACGCTAGTGCTGGAATCCGTGCGGCAAGACATCGCCAAAAGGCTCGCGCGATGCGGCAGCGCGCAGATGATAGACAGCAGGCGCTCGGCCGGGGTGCAGATTGCTGATGTGGTCGCCAACAGTTTCTACAATATCGCGATCCGGTCGGGCCGCTCCGCGCGGATCGAGACCATCGTCGAGCCCTTTCTTGCAGGCGGCGTGCTGCAAACCAGCGATTTGCGCCACAGGCCGGCACCCCGCGCGCCGCATCCGGTGACGGCAAGGCACGATTAA
- the mtaB gene encoding tRNA (N(6)-L-threonylcarbamoyladenosine(37)-C(2))-methylthiotransferase MtaB: MTGPEVITLGCRLNIAESEAIRQQLGGRDDLVVVNSCAVTGEAVRQTRQAIRRAHRARPEARIVVTGCAAQTDPGMFAAMPEVTAVIGNGEKAAFAEHLRTSPFVSSEVEIRPGSSSGVSTSLDTNGGEIPSPERVRVADIMTLEHQAPHLLAAFAERVRAFVVVQNGCDHRCTFCIIPFGRGPSRSVPAGAVVDQVRALVDEGVQEIVLTGVDVTSYGPDLPGTPSLGLLVERILRHVPDLPRLRLSSLDGIEIDDRLFDLISGEPRLMPHVHLSLQAGDDMILKRMKRRHSRAQAVDLVERLHARRPEIAIGADIIAGFPTEDDAMFENSLALVRNCRIVHGHIFPYSPRDTTPAARMPQLDRGVIRERAARLRAACEAGRMAWLRALVGSTQSVLIETSGLIGHGESFAPVRFATPQKPGEIVRARITGLEGNTLIAHGAEHG, from the coding sequence ATGACCGGCCCCGAGGTCATTACGCTCGGCTGCCGGCTCAACATCGCCGAGAGTGAGGCCATTCGCCAGCAATTGGGCGGGCGGGACGATCTTGTCGTGGTGAATAGCTGCGCGGTCACCGGCGAGGCCGTTCGCCAGACCCGCCAGGCCATTCGCCGCGCCCACCGCGCCCGGCCGGAAGCTCGCATCGTGGTCACGGGCTGCGCGGCGCAGACCGACCCCGGAATGTTCGCTGCTATGCCGGAAGTGACTGCCGTCATCGGCAATGGCGAGAAAGCAGCCTTTGCAGAGCATCTCCGGACCTCTCCGTTCGTATCGAGCGAAGTCGAGATACGGCCAGGCTCGTCCTCTGGTGTCTCGACTTCGCTCGACACGAACGGAGGAGAGATTCCATCGCCCGAGCGGGTCCGCGTCGCCGATATCATGACCCTCGAACATCAGGCGCCGCACCTGCTGGCCGCCTTTGCCGAGCGGGTCCGCGCCTTCGTGGTGGTGCAGAATGGCTGCGATCATCGCTGCACCTTCTGCATCATCCCCTTCGGCCGTGGACCGAGCCGGTCGGTGCCCGCCGGCGCCGTCGTGGATCAGGTCCGCGCGCTGGTGGATGAGGGCGTACAGGAAATCGTGCTCACCGGCGTCGACGTGACGAGCTATGGCCCGGACCTGCCCGGCACGCCCAGTCTCGGGCTGCTGGTCGAGCGCATCCTGCGCCATGTGCCCGATCTGCCCCGCCTGCGCCTCTCCTCGCTCGACGGCATCGAGATCGACGACCGGCTGTTCGACCTCATCTCCGGCGAACCGCGGCTCATGCCGCATGTCCATCTCTCGCTGCAGGCAGGCGACGACATGATCCTCAAGCGGATGAAGCGTCGGCATAGCCGTGCCCAAGCCGTCGATCTGGTCGAGCGCTTGCACGCGCGGCGCCCGGAGATCGCCATCGGCGCGGACATCATCGCCGGCTTCCCGACCGAGGATGACGCGATGTTCGAGAACAGCTTGGCGCTGGTTCGTAATTGCCGCATCGTTCACGGCCATATTTTCCCTTACTCGCCGCGTGACACCACCCCGGCTGCGCGGATGCCCCAGCTCGACCGGGGCGTAATCCGCGAGCGCGCCGCGCGGCTTCGGGCCGCCTGTGAAGCGGGACGGATGGCATGGCTTCGCGCCCTCGTCGGCTCCACCCAGAGCGTGCTGATCGAGACCAGCGGCCTCATCGGCCATGGCGAGAGCTTCGCGCCGGTCCGCTTTGCTACCCCACAAAAGCCCGGCGAGATTGTCCGCGCCCGCATCACAGGGCTTGAGGGAAACACGCTCATCGCGCATGGAGCCGAGCATGGCTGA
- a CDS encoding helix-turn-helix domain-containing protein — protein sequence MREDANENETVARSGLSASAQMRQAREAAGMSLDDVANRTRITLRHLTALEAGDYQALPGTTYCAGFSRAFARAVGIDEHALVSKVREEIAEMGVEQDPYEIDEPVDPSSVPPRYLVIAAAVIALLFAGGYAIWRTQYITPPTDDQLAIEQRTEPRIADPRNKSAAPGQNSAQARPNGPVVLTAVNEVWLRIYQPDGKRLFEGTLEKDKSFTVPAEAQDPMILTGRPDALAVTVGGQAIPPLGTAERTISDVPLTAAALLERRVQPTDTDPAASQTSNGDAPPAG from the coding sequence ATGCGCGAAGATGCGAACGAAAATGAGACGGTCGCGCGCAGCGGACTGAGTGCATCGGCGCAGATGCGGCAGGCGCGTGAGGCTGCGGGCATGTCGCTCGATGATGTGGCGAACCGCACGCGGATTACTTTGCGCCATCTCACCGCGCTGGAAGCCGGTGACTATCAGGCCCTTCCCGGAACGACCTATTGCGCAGGTTTCTCGCGCGCTTTTGCCCGCGCGGTCGGCATCGACGAACATGCCCTCGTCAGCAAGGTGCGTGAAGAAATCGCCGAAATGGGCGTCGAGCAGGACCCTTATGAGATTGATGAGCCGGTCGATCCCAGCAGCGTTCCGCCGCGCTATCTGGTGATCGCCGCCGCAGTGATCGCGCTGCTGTTTGCGGGCGGTTACGCGATCTGGCGGACGCAGTACATCACGCCGCCGACCGACGACCAGCTTGCGATCGAACAGCGGACCGAGCCGCGTATCGCCGATCCGCGCAACAAATCGGCGGCGCCCGGGCAGAACTCGGCGCAGGCGCGTCCCAATGGTCCGGTGGTCCTGACTGCGGTGAACGAGGTTTGGCTGCGCATCTATCAGCCGGACGGAAAGCGTCTCTTCGAAGGGACGCTGGAGAAGGACAAGAGCTTCACCGTCCCGGCCGAGGCGCAGGACCCGATGATCCTCACCGGACGTCCGGACGCGCTGGCGGTGACCGTTGGCGGGCAGGCCATCCCGCCACTCGGGACTGCCGAGCGGACGATATCGGATGTTCCGCTGACGGCTGCGGCTTTGCTTGAACGCCGCGTTCAGCCCACAGACACCGATCCGGCGGCATCGCAGACCAGCAATGGTGATGCACCGCCGGCGGGTTGA
- the ftsY gene encoding signal recognition particle-docking protein FtsY — translation MAELSWRDRLFGGFKRTSDRLGESISGVFAKAALDEQTLDELEEALYTTDLGPAMAARIRDRLAEGRFNKELTEEYLREILAEEIEKVLIPVAKPIEIEAFPRPQVILVIGVNGSGKTTTIAKLAHLFQEQDYSVMLAAGDTFRAAAIGQLRIWAERLGVPIVTGPEGGDAAGVVFDAVKQATAQGTDILIVDTAGRLQNRTELMDELAKIRRVLGRLNPAAPHDVVLVLDATTGQNALSQIEIFQNVANVTGLVMTKLDGTARGGVLVAAAEKFGLPIHAIGVGEKIDDLRPFDPGELAHAIAGAAYAR, via the coding sequence ATGGCTGAACTTTCCTGGCGCGATCGCCTTTTCGGCGGCTTCAAACGCACTTCCGACCGGCTCGGCGAGAGCATTTCCGGCGTCTTTGCCAAGGCGGCGCTGGATGAGCAGACGCTCGATGAGCTGGAGGAAGCGCTCTACACCACCGATCTCGGCCCCGCGATGGCTGCGCGCATCCGCGACCGGCTGGCCGAGGGGCGCTTCAACAAGGAACTGACCGAGGAATATCTGCGCGAGATCCTCGCCGAGGAAATCGAGAAGGTGCTCATCCCGGTGGCCAAGCCCATCGAGATCGAGGCTTTCCCGCGCCCGCAGGTCATCCTCGTCATCGGCGTCAACGGCTCGGGCAAAACGACGACCATCGCCAAGCTCGCGCATCTGTTCCAGGAGCAGGACTACAGTGTGATGCTGGCAGCCGGCGACACCTTCCGCGCCGCGGCCATCGGCCAGTTGCGCATCTGGGCCGAGCGGTTGGGCGTGCCCATCGTCACCGGGCCGGAAGGCGGCGATGCGGCAGGCGTGGTGTTCGACGCCGTCAAGCAGGCGACCGCGCAGGGCACGGACATCCTGATCGTCGACACCGCCGGGCGGTTGCAGAACCGCACCGAGCTGATGGACGAGCTAGCCAAGATCCGTCGCGTGCTCGGGCGCCTCAATCCCGCCGCGCCGCATGATGTCGTGCTCGTGCTCGACGCAACGACCGGCCAGAATGCGCTGTCGCAGATCGAGATTTTCCAGAATGTCGCCAATGTCACCGGGCTGGTGATGACCAAGCTGGATGGCACGGCGCGCGGCGGGGTTCTGGTCGCGGCGGCCGAGAAATTCGGCCTGCCCATCCATGCCATCGGCGTAGGCGAGAAGATCGACGATCTGCGCCCCTTCGACCCCGGCGAACTTGCCCACGCCATTGCAGGAGCGGCTTATGCACGCTGA
- a CDS encoding inner membrane-spanning protein YciB: MHADDKAPPRVDATIDSAPIAPGPKGESWLPMALDFGPLLVFFLATKVIGMFAGTAAFMAAIAVAVVVSKWRLGKVSPMLWLSAILVLFFGALTLYFHDPAFIQLKPTIIYGFFALMLIGGWMGGRPLLRYLLQSAYSGLDETGWLKLSRNWGFFFAALGVANELMRMSLDFDTWLLVKVWGVTAASMLFAMANVPMLMKHGLELGDKQSGPTA; the protein is encoded by the coding sequence ATGCACGCTGACGACAAAGCCCCGCCCCGCGTCGATGCGACCATCGATTCCGCGCCGATAGCCCCCGGCCCCAAGGGCGAAAGCTGGCTGCCGATGGCGCTCGATTTCGGGCCGTTGCTCGTCTTCTTCCTCGCCACCAAGGTCATCGGGATGTTTGCCGGCACCGCCGCCTTCATGGCCGCGATTGCGGTGGCCGTCGTGGTCAGCAAATGGCGGCTGGGCAAAGTGTCGCCGATGCTCTGGCTCTCGGCGATCCTCGTCCTCTTCTTCGGCGCCCTGACGCTGTATTTCCATGATCCGGCCTTCATCCAGCTCAAGCCGACGATCATTTACGGCTTCTTCGCGCTGATGCTGATCGGCGGCTGGATGGGCGGCCGCCCGTTGCTGCGCTACCTGCTGCAGTCGGCCTATAGCGGGCTGGATGAAACGGGCTGGCTCAAGCTCTCGCGCAACTGGGGCTTCTTCTTCGCGGCGCTGGGCGTGGCGAATGAACTGATGCGGATGTCGCTCGATTTCGATACCTGGCTGCTGGTCAAGGTTTGGGGCGTCACCGCTGCCTCGATGCTGTTCGCCATGGCCAATGTCCCCATGCTCATGAAGCACGGTCTGGAGCTGGGCGACAAGCAGAGCGGCCCAACAGCCTAA
- the rpoZ gene encoding DNA-directed RNA polymerase subunit omega: MARVTVEDCIDKVPNRFDLVLLAAQRARTISGGAELTVDRDRDKNPVVALREIAEETIMPDDLKHDLVGSMQKMQIDDDDTPDEIGSIARSAEALRLTAATPPRSHSLGADYDG, encoded by the coding sequence ATGGCGCGCGTTACTGTCGAAGATTGCATCGACAAGGTTCCCAACCGGTTCGACCTCGTTCTCCTGGCGGCGCAGCGCGCCCGGACCATCTCCGGCGGCGCCGAGCTGACCGTTGATCGGGATCGCGACAAGAACCCGGTCGTGGCTCTGCGCGAGATCGCTGAAGAGACGATCATGCCGGACGACCTCAAGCATGATCTCGTCGGCTCGATGCAGAAGATGCAGATCGACGACGACGACACGCCGGACGAAATCGGCTCGATCGCACGCTCTGCAGAGGCGCTGCGCCTCACCGCTGCGACGCCACCGCGCTCGCACAGCCTGGGTGCCGATTACGACGGCTAA
- a CDS encoding phospholipase D-like domain-containing protein, which yields MTGNVSTLAPRVHDDRLHEAAGNKLRLLPGGQDRLDTLLDLIGNARETLDLYFYIFASDDCSTLIRDALVEACKRGAAVTLMIDAFGSARTPDGFFDAFIGAGGRFARFGARRSMRYLIRNHQKIVICDSRRAMIGGFNCENSYFAGPEDADGWCDLGLALEGPLVEDLARWYEGLAKWSLESRQRFSHLRRLVRTWQPGEGKARWLIGGPTRFLNSWAKCVKTDLHHGRTLDLVAAYFSPSPGIMRRIAGIAQRGSAQLITPERSDNTTTVGAARHLYRRLLRAGVRILEYQPQKLHMKLIVIDDVVYVGSANFDMRSLFLNLELMLRIEDAEFARAARALVDTMAKDSTVIDGRTYAALASPFSRFRWWIDYLLVGVADYTVTRRLNFRRR from the coding sequence ATGACAGGCAACGTCTCTACGCTGGCACCGCGCGTGCACGATGATCGCCTGCACGAGGCGGCCGGAAACAAGCTCAGGTTGCTGCCCGGCGGGCAGGATCGGCTCGATACGCTGCTCGACCTGATTGGCAACGCGCGCGAGACACTCGACCTCTATTTTTATATTTTCGCGTCCGACGACTGCAGCACGCTGATCCGTGACGCTCTGGTCGAGGCCTGCAAGCGCGGCGCCGCTGTCACACTGATGATCGACGCGTTCGGATCCGCGCGGACGCCCGATGGGTTCTTCGATGCCTTCATCGGTGCTGGCGGGCGTTTTGCGCGGTTTGGTGCACGCAGATCGATGCGCTACCTGATCCGCAATCATCAGAAGATCGTGATCTGCGACAGCCGCCGGGCGATGATCGGTGGGTTCAATTGCGAGAACAGCTACTTCGCCGGCCCCGAGGACGCGGACGGCTGGTGCGACCTCGGCCTCGCGCTGGAAGGACCGCTCGTCGAAGATCTCGCCCGATGGTATGAGGGATTGGCGAAGTGGAGCCTGGAGAGCCGGCAGCGGTTCAGCCATCTGCGCCGGCTGGTCCGCACCTGGCAGCCCGGCGAAGGAAAGGCGCGTTGGCTGATCGGGGGACCGACGCGCTTTCTCAACAGCTGGGCCAAGTGTGTGAAGACGGATTTGCACCATGGCCGCACGCTCGATCTGGTGGCGGCCTATTTCTCCCCGAGCCCCGGCATCATGCGCCGCATAGCGGGCATCGCTCAGCGCGGGAGCGCCCAGCTCATCACCCCGGAGCGATCCGACAACACGACCACGGTCGGTGCTGCTCGGCACTTGTATCGGCGGCTGCTGCGGGCCGGAGTGCGAATCCTGGAGTATCAGCCGCAGAAGCTGCACATGAAGCTGATCGTCATCGATGATGTCGTCTATGTCGGGTCCGCAAATTTCGATATGCGCAGCCTGTTCCTCAATCTGGAGCTGATGCTGCGCATCGAGGATGCCGAATTTGCCCGCGCCGCGCGCGCGCTGGTCGACACGATGGCGAAGGACAGCACGGTCATCGACGGCCGCACGTATGCGGCGCTCGCCAGTCCATTCAGTCGGTTTCGCTGGTGGATCGATTATCTTCTGGTCGGCGTGGCCGACTATACCGTTACGCGACGGCTAAACTTTCGGCGTCGCTGA
- the dapF gene encoding diaminopimelate epimerase, producing the protein MSANPALLSFAKMHGLGNDFVVIDARERPVVMTEQLARAIADRRTGVGCDQLIVVGASERADVSMRIFNQDGSEVDACGNATRCVPLFVGRDVTIETNAGLLEAHRQGDLVSVDMGEARTDWEQVPLAYAMDTLTMPVSWDDLPAPSAVSIGNPHVVFFADALDDVDMARLGPLIEHDPLFPARVNVNFAQMLAPDHIRLVVWERGAGFTQACGTGACATAVSALRRRIAQGPVRVSLPGGDLLIDWAPGGHISMTGPAAHVFDGTLDPAEFAPAA; encoded by the coding sequence ATGTCTGCCAACCCCGCCCTTCTCTCCTTCGCCAAGATGCATGGCCTCGGAAATGACTTCGTGGTCATCGATGCCCGCGAGCGTCCGGTCGTCATGACCGAGCAGCTGGCGCGGGCCATTGCCGACCGTCGCACAGGGGTGGGATGCGATCAGCTGATCGTCGTCGGCGCCTCCGAGCGCGCCGATGTCTCCATGCGCATCTTCAACCAGGATGGCAGCGAGGTCGATGCGTGCGGCAATGCCACCCGCTGCGTGCCGCTGTTCGTGGGACGAGACGTGACCATCGAGACCAATGCCGGACTGCTGGAGGCCCATCGCCAGGGCGATCTGGTCAGCGTCGACATGGGCGAGGCGCGGACGGATTGGGAGCAGGTGCCGCTGGCTTATGCCATGGACACGCTCACCATGCCGGTGAGCTGGGACGATCTGCCGGCGCCGTCCGCGGTGAGCATTGGCAACCCGCATGTGGTGTTCTTCGCCGATGCGCTGGATGATGTGGACATGGCGCGCCTGGGGCCGTTGATTGAGCATGATCCGCTGTTCCCCGCCCGCGTGAACGTGAATTTCGCGCAGATGCTCGCGCCCGACCATATTCGGTTGGTGGTCTGGGAACGCGGAGCTGGCTTCACCCAGGCCTGCGGGACCGGCGCGTGCGCGACAGCAGTCAGCGCGCTTCGCCGGCGGATCGCTCAAGGTCCGGTGCGCGTCAGTCTGCCGGGCGGTGATCTTCTCATCGATTGGGCGCCGGGTGGCCATATCAGCATGACCGGCCCGGCTGCCCATGTGTTCGATGGCACGCTCGATCCGGCTGAGTTCGCACCCGCCGCATGA
- a CDS encoding class I SAM-dependent methyltransferase yields the protein MIPTSDIAIHALLDPVDWQDVRCVVEYGPGTGVFTRRILERLGPDARLIAIDTNPMFVSHLRQHIADPRLICVEGSAANVEAILVREGFEAADYIISGLPFSTLPPAVADDIAAATARATRPGGQFLVYQYSRFVLSRLQANFANVAQGMVWRCIPPARLFWARKGNEASAALSDAESLAVA from the coding sequence GTGATCCCCACGTCCGACATCGCTATCCACGCCCTGCTCGATCCGGTCGACTGGCAGGATGTGCGTTGCGTCGTCGAATATGGGCCGGGCACCGGCGTGTTCACCCGGCGCATTCTAGAAAGACTGGGGCCGGACGCTCGGCTGATCGCCATCGATACCAATCCCATGTTCGTGAGCCATCTGCGCCAGCATATTGCGGACCCAAGGCTCATCTGCGTGGAGGGATCGGCCGCCAACGTGGAAGCCATTCTCGTGCGCGAGGGCTTCGAGGCGGCGGATTACATCATCTCCGGCCTGCCCTTTTCCACCCTGCCCCCAGCCGTCGCCGACGACATCGCGGCCGCAACGGCGCGTGCCACCCGTCCGGGCGGCCAGTTTCTCGTCTATCAATATTCGCGCTTCGTGCTCTCGCGCCTCCAGGCCAATTTCGCGAATGTCGCGCAGGGCATGGTATGGCGTTGCATCCCCCCCGCCCGCCTTTTCTGGGCCCGCAAGGGAAACGAAGCGAGTGCCGCGCTCAGCGACGCCGAAAGTTTAGCCGTCGCGTAA
- the ftsH gene encoding ATP-dependent zinc metalloprotease FtsH, which produces MNDNKEPQGNPWIKSALILAGVFLALLMFVTVFDSKGMSNNGTAIAYSDFRDRVSADAVKEVAIGPDRISGVLKNDQRFVTYAVPDPQLTALLDEHKVKYSGQPEEQPNFWMILLYQSLPFILILGIAFFVLRQMQKGGGAGGAMGFGKSKAKLLTEKQGRVTFDDVAGIDEAREELQEIVEFLKDPSKFARLGGKIPKGALLVGSPGTGKTLLARAIAGEAGVPFFTISGSDFVEMFVGVGASRVRDMFEQAKKNAPCIVFIDEIDAVGRHRGAGLGNGNDEREQTLNQLLVEMDGFESNEGIIIIAATNRPDVLDPALLRPGRFDRQVVVPRPDIEGRIKILEVHMAKVPLAPDVDARTIARGTPGFSGADLANLVNEAALMAARRGKRLVASAEFEAAKDKVMMGSERRSMVMTEDEKKMTAYHEAGHAIVAIHEPASDPIHKATIIPRGRALGMVMRLPERDSYSYHRDKMHANLAVAMGGRVAEEVIFGHEKVSSGASGDIQYATRLARDMVTQWGMSDELGPLQYEEPQGETFLGYSQSQRVHMSNETAQKIDAEIRKVVESGYDRAKTVLSDHLDQLHLLANALLEFETLSGDEIKTLIDKGELVRPSGEKIRPSPVPVTGTSIPKTGKRKGPISDPTPQNV; this is translated from the coding sequence ATGAACGATAACAAAGAGCCGCAAGGCAATCCATGGATCAAGAGCGCCCTCATATTGGCGGGCGTGTTTCTTGCGCTGCTAATGTTCGTGACGGTGTTCGACAGCAAGGGCATGAGCAACAACGGCACCGCGATTGCCTATTCCGATTTCCGCGACCGGGTTTCGGCCGATGCGGTGAAGGAAGTGGCGATCGGTCCGGACCGGATCAGTGGCGTGCTCAAGAACGATCAGCGTTTCGTCACCTACGCCGTGCCGGACCCGCAGCTCACGGCGCTGCTGGACGAGCATAAGGTCAAATATAGCGGCCAGCCCGAAGAACAACCAAACTTCTGGATGATTCTACTGTACCAGTCGCTGCCGTTCATCCTGATCCTCGGCATCGCCTTTTTCGTTCTGCGCCAGATGCAGAAGGGTGGCGGCGCCGGCGGCGCGATGGGCTTTGGCAAGTCCAAGGCCAAGCTGCTCACCGAGAAGCAGGGCCGGGTGACGTTCGACGACGTCGCCGGCATCGATGAAGCCCGTGAGGAGCTTCAGGAGATCGTCGAGTTCCTCAAGGACCCGAGCAAGTTTGCGCGACTGGGCGGCAAGATCCCCAAGGGCGCGCTGCTGGTCGGCTCGCCGGGCACCGGCAAAACGCTGCTGGCGCGCGCGATCGCGGGCGAGGCGGGCGTGCCGTTCTTCACCATTTCCGGCTCTGACTTCGTCGAAATGTTTGTGGGCGTCGGCGCAAGCCGCGTGCGCGACATGTTCGAGCAGGCCAAGAAGAACGCACCCTGCATCGTCTTCATCGACGAGATCGACGCGGTCGGTCGCCATCGTGGCGCGGGCCTCGGCAATGGCAATGACGAGCGCGAGCAGACACTGAACCAGCTCCTTGTCGAGATGGATGGCTTTGAATCGAACGAAGGCATCATCATCATCGCCGCGACCAACCGGCCCGACGTGCTTGATCCGGCGTTGCTGCGCCCGGGTCGTTTCGACCGTCAGGTCGTCGTGCCGCGCCCGGATATCGAGGGGCGCATCAAGATCCTCGAAGTGCATATGGCCAAGGTGCCGCTGGCGCCCGACGTCGATGCGCGCACGATCGCGCGCGGTACGCCCGGCTTCTCCGGTGCCGACCTTGCCAATCTCGTCAACGAGGCTGCGCTGATGGCCGCGCGGCGTGGCAAGCGTCTCGTGGCCAGCGCCGAGTTCGAGGCGGCCAAGGACAAGGTGATGATGGGCTCCGAGCGGCGCTCCATGGTCATGACCGAGGACGAGAAGAAGATGACGGCCTATCACGAGGCCGGTCACGCCATCGTCGCGATTCACGAGCCGGCGTCCGATCCGATCCACAAGGCGACCATCATCCCGCGCGGCCGCGCGTTGGGCATGGTGATGCGTCTGCCGGAGCGGGATAGCTACAGCTATCACCGTGACAAGATGCACGCCAATCTGGCGGTCGCCATGGGCGGGCGTGTGGCTGAGGAAGTGATCTTCGGTCACGAGAAGGTGTCGTCCGGTGCCTCCGGCGATATCCAGTACGCCACGCGGCTCGCGCGCGACATGGTCACCCAGTGGGGCATGTCCGACGAGCTGGGGCCGCTGCAATATGAGGAGCCGCAGGGCGAGACCTTCCTCGGCTACTCGCAAAGCCAGCGCGTCCACATGTCCAATGAAACGGCGCAGAAGATCGATGCGGAAATCCGCAAGGTCGTCGAATCCGGTTATGATCGGGCCAAGACGGTGCTGAGCGATCATCTCGATCAGCTTCACCTCTTGGCCAATGCGCTGCTGGAGTTCGAGACGCTCTCGGGCGACGAGATCAAGACTTTGATCGACAAGGGCGAACTCGTGCGTCCGAGTGGCGAGAAGATCCGGCCCTCTCCGGTCCCGGTGACGGGCACGTCGATCCCCAAGACGGGCAAGCGCAAAGGCCCGATCAGCGATCCGACGCCGCAAAACGTCTGA